Proteins from one Mercurialis annua linkage group LG7, ddMerAnnu1.2, whole genome shotgun sequence genomic window:
- the LOC126656907 gene encoding uncharacterized protein LOC126656907, which yields MGVRCDDVDLTLRSDTPLGDHIIATDFATRFKYPSNLESYDGTGCPKSHIHKFQAIINVRTNLDHVLCKLFPTTLKGMTQEWYQGLKPNSIITFKQFSALFQARFVACIPQKKYLTDLLATMHREGETLRKYVERFNKEAMQIEDLSHEIAYTAMLNGTVNPDLRKELLSKAPRSFTAIMTIAHTQIQVDNGQREIAMRKQQSLSSQDKSLREEASRDRKE from the coding sequence ATGGGAGTGCGGTGCGATGATGTCGACCTCACTTTGAGGAGTGACACGCCACTAGGAGACCATATCATTGCAACAGATTTCGCAACTCGGTTCAAATACCCCTCCAACTTGGAATCTTATGATGGCACCGGATGCCCGAAGAGCCACATCCACAAATTCCAAGCCATTATCAACGTTCGGACCAACTTGGATCATGTCCTGTGCAAACTCTTCCCCACGACGTTGAAGGGGATGACTCAGGAATGGTATCAAGGCCTCAAACCTAACTCCATTATTACTTTCAAACAGTTCTCAGCTTTGTTTCAGGCAAGGTTCGTGGCTTGCATCCCACAGAAAAAATATTTGACAGATTTATTGGCGACCATGCATAGAGAGGGGGAGACGCTAAGGAAGTACGTGGAAAGATTCAACAAAGAGGCAATGCAAATCGAGGATCTTAGCCATGAGATCGCCTACACGGCAATGCTGAATGGGACCGTGAATCCGGACCTAAGGAAGGAGTTGTTGTCTAAAGCGCCTAGATCCTTCACTGCAATAATGACTATTGCCCATACTCAAATCCAAGTCGATAATGGCCAAAGAGAAATCGCCATGCGAAAGCAACAATCCTTAAGCAGCCAAGACAAATCTCTCAGAGAGGAGGCCTCCAGAGATCGGAAAGAGTAA